Proteins encoded by one window of Tunturibacter psychrotolerans:
- a CDS encoding MGH1-like glycoside hydrolase domain-containing protein, translated as MRAAFSVVVMLAGVAAAQTGILRPVDAFPIREDSLAIRRHVEAGKPFTVAGTRGAMPGQQEGTFEAWLLPVKLLSHFAIRADVEGYSVPIDLNADAAEIEVFPDHTMITYSHIAFTVRQIMFAPDDAEDGTGAVVLFQVDSTRPVDLTFSFTPEIRPMWPQRSQGLPSAEWVKQGSGGFYVLHTDFPDLAGAVAIPNSQPGILAPYQEKPRFYPLELKLHYDPKRDTNRYFPLLMAVGNTVETATNATLQGKLDRLNAELPQIYAKHAERYGQMRDSLTAIRTPDAGLNDDFAWGEVSIEQLRAKAQPSGEIGLVAGYYSSGDSARPGFGWYFGRDSLYTLYAVNGFGDFGLTRAELEFLMKRQRDDGKIMHEYPQTAAYFDWKDFSYAYAAADSTPLFLTTMLDYLRTSGDVDFLRQHREAVERAWHFETTHDTDGDGIYDNSQGTGWVESWPLGMPHQEIYLALLDQQASIAMSKLAELLSDKTTADAASARAVDLSKKIEAEYYDSARQEYAFSRNIDGTLDRTATVYPSIAWWNGGQGLAHPQASFRRWASHDFATDWGLRDVAESEPVYDPISYHQGSVWPLFTGWASVAEYRAGHALAGYAHLMQNADLTTAQDLGAVTELLSGAFFQPFGRSTSHQLWSSAMVITPALRGLFGVEVDGLSSSIYLDPHLPADWNSATVVRLHVGASLCSLEYQRQGKDLVVKIATISGPTIRLNSLVKDSRVTYGGSSIILALPPVEVAVPHGLPSPGARTSQMKVLSETAGPHSLKLELEGEAGSSVELKVRRNEPKLSLHAEGGTIMSAATGSNSGLEQLVVKFAEGTGYQQQFVTLSW; from the coding sequence ATGCGGGCTGCTTTTTCTGTAGTCGTAATGCTTGCCGGAGTAGCGGCCGCTCAGACAGGGATATTGCGGCCGGTCGATGCTTTTCCAATCAGGGAAGATAGTTTGGCGATCCGACGTCACGTTGAGGCGGGTAAGCCTTTCACTGTTGCCGGGACGCGCGGCGCGATGCCCGGGCAACAGGAGGGAACGTTTGAGGCATGGTTGCTGCCTGTAAAGCTGCTTAGCCACTTCGCCATTCGGGCCGATGTGGAGGGGTATTCGGTGCCGATCGACCTAAATGCTGATGCGGCGGAGATCGAGGTGTTTCCTGACCATACGATGATCACGTATTCGCACATTGCGTTTACGGTGAGGCAGATTATGTTTGCCCCGGATGATGCGGAGGATGGTACAGGTGCGGTGGTGTTGTTTCAGGTTGATTCGACCCGACCGGTGGATTTGACCTTCAGCTTTACGCCCGAAATACGGCCGATGTGGCCACAGCGAAGTCAGGGACTTCCATCAGCGGAGTGGGTGAAGCAAGGGAGCGGGGGATTCTATGTGCTCCATACGGATTTTCCCGATCTTGCGGGGGCTGTAGCGATACCGAATTCGCAACCGGGAATATTGGCTCCGTATCAGGAGAAGCCACGGTTTTATCCGCTGGAACTGAAATTGCATTATGACCCTAAACGAGATACGAATCGCTACTTTCCTCTGTTGATGGCGGTGGGGAACACGGTGGAGACTGCGACCAACGCCACTCTGCAAGGGAAACTGGATCGCCTGAACGCGGAATTGCCGCAAATATACGCGAAGCATGCGGAACGATATGGGCAGATGCGAGATAGCCTGACCGCGATTCGCACTCCGGATGCTGGACTGAACGACGACTTTGCATGGGGTGAAGTGTCGATTGAGCAACTGAGGGCGAAGGCGCAACCGAGTGGGGAGATTGGGTTGGTTGCTGGGTACTATTCATCTGGCGATTCAGCGCGGCCAGGATTTGGTTGGTACTTTGGGCGCGATAGCTTGTATACGCTCTATGCGGTGAATGGATTTGGAGATTTCGGGCTGACTCGTGCAGAGCTTGAGTTCCTGATGAAGAGGCAGCGCGACGATGGGAAGATCATGCACGAATACCCGCAGACCGCGGCGTATTTTGATTGGAAAGACTTTTCGTATGCGTATGCTGCTGCGGATTCGACGCCGTTGTTTTTGACCACGATGCTGGACTACCTGCGGACGAGCGGCGATGTTGATTTTCTTCGGCAACATCGAGAGGCAGTTGAAAGAGCGTGGCACTTTGAGACGACCCATGACACCGATGGCGATGGCATTTATGACAATTCGCAGGGGACGGGTTGGGTGGAGAGCTGGCCGTTAGGGATGCCGCATCAGGAGATCTATCTTGCGCTGCTCGATCAGCAGGCTTCGATTGCGATGTCAAAGCTTGCAGAGTTGTTGAGCGATAAGACCACGGCGGATGCCGCGAGTGCGCGTGCTGTGGACCTGTCGAAGAAGATTGAGGCTGAATATTACGATTCTGCACGGCAAGAGTATGCCTTCAGTAGAAATATTGATGGGACTCTTGATCGCACAGCCACAGTTTATCCGTCGATTGCTTGGTGGAATGGTGGCCAGGGGTTGGCGCATCCACAGGCGAGTTTTCGACGGTGGGCGTCGCATGATTTTGCGACGGACTGGGGGTTGCGCGATGTGGCAGAAAGCGAACCTGTGTACGATCCGATCAGTTATCACCAAGGATCGGTGTGGCCACTGTTTACCGGGTGGGCTTCGGTGGCGGAGTACAGAGCGGGGCACGCGCTGGCCGGCTATGCGCATTTGATGCAGAACGCGGATTTGACTACTGCTCAGGATTTGGGTGCGGTGACGGAGTTGTTGTCGGGCGCGTTCTTCCAGCCTTTTGGTCGGAGTACCAGTCATCAGCTCTGGTCTTCGGCGATGGTGATTACTCCGGCTTTGCGGGGTTTGTTTGGCGTAGAGGTGGATGGGCTTTCGAGTTCGATCTATCTTGATCCGCATCTTCCAGCCGATTGGAACTCCGCTACTGTCGTGAGGCTTCATGTGGGTGCGTCTCTGTGCTCGCTCGAGTATCAGCGTCAGGGCAAAGATCTTGTTGTTAAGATTGCGACCATCTCGGGTCCTACTATCAGGCTGAATAGCTTGGTCAAGGACTCGCGAGTTACATATGGAGGGTCGTCGATCATTTTGGCGTTGCCGCCAGTTGAAGTTGCAGTGCCTCACGGGCTGCCGTCACCTGGTGCGCGCACCTCGCAGATGAAGGTGCTTAGCGAGACGGCGGGGCCACATTCACTAAAACTCGAATTGGAGGGTGAGGCAGGATCTTCGGTTGAGCTAAAGGTTCGGCGGAATGAACCGAAGCTCTCACTTCACGCCGAAGGTGGCACGATTATGAGTGCTGCGACCGGATCTAATTCTGGTCTTGAGCAGCTAGTTGTGAAGTTTGCGGAAGGCACCGGCTACCAGCAGCAATTCGTCACGCTGAGTTGGTAG
- a CDS encoding glycoside hydrolase family 13 protein, whose product MTNNKSHRNAPSLTWLRHLAALAILAAAVSWNSGGLRGQEQQATTVASHHDDGPWWKHAVVYEIYPRSFQDSNGDGIGDLNGITQRLDYLKSLGVDAIWIAPMYPSPQVDFGYDISDYQSVDPKYGTVADMNHLIAEGKQRNIRVILDMVLNHTSDKHQWFIDSASSRTNPKHDWYVWNDGIPANGPNVTAYQKRFEHEGRVPPNNWESGFGGSAWEWVPAVHQFYYHKFYKQQPDLNWSNPAVEKACFDAMRFWLDRGVAGFRLDAIPTLFEDPQLRDEPEVGGINAQGDPNLKDIYTSNLPQVHDVIRRMRAMIETYPGDRVLIGETYLPNTASLNDWYGGAKHDELQLPMDMLVGFHGDHDKLDAPRFRKLIDEAETQINGSQPLFVFDNHDNVRSWERYGDGVHNQEIARILATILFTSRATALMWEGEELGMVTSTPTRREDVKDPIGITGWPQEKGRDGERTPMQWDSSKDAGFSDASNTWLPVASNYKTVNVKTEEADPNSLLNWHKKLIAMRMTDPTLRDGEQIMIDESNPSVLSYIRAGVDGHPSVIVAMNFTAQPQTISLNAKQANVTGSAVNTLLTDAPSLQGTTSLKNITLPPYASWIGQIGSIK is encoded by the coding sequence TTGACCAACAATAAAAGCCATCGCAACGCACCATCTCTTACCTGGTTGCGTCACCTTGCCGCCCTCGCGATACTGGCAGCCGCCGTTTCATGGAACTCCGGAGGCCTACGTGGCCAGGAGCAACAGGCAACAACCGTCGCTTCCCATCACGACGATGGCCCCTGGTGGAAACACGCCGTCGTCTACGAGATCTATCCCCGCAGCTTTCAGGACTCCAACGGCGACGGCATCGGCGACCTCAACGGAATCACCCAACGCCTCGACTACCTCAAGAGTCTAGGTGTCGACGCCATCTGGATTGCGCCCATGTACCCCTCACCTCAGGTCGACTTCGGCTACGACATCTCCGACTACCAGTCGGTAGACCCAAAGTACGGCACCGTTGCCGATATGAACCACCTCATCGCCGAGGGCAAGCAGCGAAACATTCGCGTCATCCTGGACATGGTCCTCAATCACACCTCGGACAAGCACCAGTGGTTCATCGACTCAGCCAGCTCCCGCACCAATCCCAAGCATGACTGGTACGTCTGGAACGACGGCATCCCCGCCAACGGCCCCAACGTCACCGCTTATCAAAAACGCTTCGAACACGAAGGCCGCGTACCACCGAACAACTGGGAATCCGGCTTTGGCGGCTCTGCGTGGGAGTGGGTCCCGGCCGTCCACCAGTTCTACTACCACAAGTTTTACAAACAGCAGCCCGACCTCAACTGGAGCAACCCCGCCGTCGAAAAAGCCTGCTTCGACGCGATGCGTTTCTGGCTCGACCGTGGCGTAGCCGGCTTCCGTCTCGACGCCATCCCCACTCTCTTTGAAGACCCCCAACTCCGCGATGAACCCGAAGTCGGCGGCATCAACGCCCAGGGTGATCCCAATCTCAAGGACATCTATACCAGCAACCTACCCCAGGTTCACGACGTCATCCGCCGCATGCGCGCCATGATAGAAACGTACCCCGGCGACCGCGTCCTCATTGGCGAAACCTATCTTCCCAACACAGCGTCGCTCAATGATTGGTACGGGGGCGCCAAGCACGATGAATTGCAACTCCCCATGGACATGCTGGTCGGATTCCATGGCGACCACGACAAACTCGACGCCCCGCGTTTCCGCAAGCTCATTGATGAAGCTGAGACCCAGATCAATGGCTCACAACCCCTCTTCGTCTTTGACAACCATGACAACGTCCGTTCCTGGGAGCGCTACGGAGACGGCGTTCACAATCAGGAGATCGCGCGCATCCTCGCCACCATTCTCTTCACCAGCCGCGCTACCGCTCTCATGTGGGAAGGTGAGGAGCTCGGCATGGTCACCTCCACGCCCACAAGGCGCGAAGACGTCAAGGATCCCATCGGCATCACTGGCTGGCCACAAGAAAAAGGCCGCGACGGCGAGCGCACCCCAATGCAATGGGACAGCTCTAAAGACGCAGGCTTCAGCGACGCGTCCAATACTTGGCTCCCCGTCGCGTCGAACTACAAAACCGTCAACGTCAAGACCGAGGAAGCCGATCCCAACTCGCTCCTGAACTGGCATAAGAAGCTGATCGCAATGCGTATGACTGACCCCACGCTGCGCGACGGCGAGCAAATCATGATCGACGAGAGCAACCCCTCCGTCCTCTCCTACATTCGCGCAGGAGTCGACGGCCACCCCTCAGTCATCGTGGCGATGAACTTCACCGCGCAGCCGCAGACCATTTCACTCAACGCCAAACAGGCGAACGTTACAGGCAGCGCAGTCAACACGCTGCTCACCGACGCGCCTTCGCTGCAAGGAACGACCAGCCTGAAAAACATAACCCTGCCGCCGTACGCGTCGTGGATTGGACAGATCGGCTCCATCAAATAG
- a CDS encoding alpha-glucosidase, protein MNEKRFLTSSITNYLLCTVIALGSLMPGAWAQTATHVPPAVDQKNTAADPWWKHGVIYEIYPRSFQDTDGDGIGDIKGITSRLDYIKQLGIDAIWITPMYPSPQIDFGYDIADYTAIDPQYGTMADFEHLTAEAKRRNIRVIMDYVPNHTSDQSAWFKESRSSRDNPKRDWYIWRDPKGYTADGKPIPPNNWQSWFGHSAWEWDPATKQYFYHHFYVQQPDLNWRNPEVVKAMMDVLRFWMNKGVNGFRVDAVSRLFEDPNLHDDPIQPGLNAFGDPNIQHKYTDNLPEVHDMLREMRKVIDEYPGNPVLISEADEPNIFELSKMYGKNNDEVQLPMDFQVADVNELNAPKFRQLLDEVENNPAHGQPYFFFGNHDQDRIWDRYGIGVNDPAMKARIARMMAALLLTSRATPQMYYGDEIGMVTSTPTRIEDVRDPEGITGWPKQKGRDGERTPMQWDDSKNAGFSTSNTTWLPVASDYKSVNVAVESPDHDSMLNWYKRLLELRRTNTALYEGSMQMLDPNENVVSYLRKGPAGKPSVLVALNFSGKPQTVKYDYTALGLIKGATQTLETNDPSLTSAPLTRPITLAPYATWIAEVQ, encoded by the coding sequence GTGAACGAAAAGCGGTTTCTCACGTCCTCTATTACGAACTATCTCCTCTGCACAGTGATCGCGCTCGGTAGTCTCATGCCGGGCGCGTGGGCGCAGACTGCAACGCACGTCCCACCTGCAGTCGATCAAAAGAACACCGCCGCCGATCCATGGTGGAAGCACGGCGTCATCTACGAGATCTACCCGCGCAGCTTTCAGGACACCGACGGCGACGGCATCGGCGACATCAAAGGCATCACCTCGCGCCTCGACTACATCAAGCAACTCGGTATCGACGCCATCTGGATCACCCCCATGTACCCCTCGCCCCAGATCGATTTCGGCTACGACATCGCCGACTACACAGCCATCGATCCGCAATACGGCACCATGGCAGACTTCGAACACCTGACTGCGGAGGCCAAGCGCCGCAACATCCGCGTCATCATGGACTACGTACCCAACCACACCTCCGACCAAAGCGCATGGTTCAAAGAGTCGCGCTCCTCTCGCGACAACCCCAAACGCGACTGGTACATCTGGCGCGACCCCAAAGGCTACACCGCCGACGGCAAACCGATTCCACCAAACAACTGGCAGAGTTGGTTCGGCCACTCCGCATGGGAGTGGGACCCCGCAACGAAGCAGTACTTCTACCACCACTTCTACGTTCAGCAGCCAGACCTCAACTGGCGTAATCCGGAAGTCGTGAAAGCCATGATGGACGTCCTTCGCTTCTGGATGAACAAAGGTGTCAACGGCTTCCGCGTCGACGCCGTCTCGCGCCTCTTCGAAGATCCCAACCTGCACGACGATCCCATCCAGCCCGGCCTCAACGCATTCGGCGACCCCAACATCCAGCACAAGTACACCGACAACCTGCCCGAAGTTCATGACATGCTGCGCGAGATGCGCAAAGTCATCGACGAATACCCCGGCAACCCTGTCCTCATCAGCGAAGCCGACGAGCCCAACATCTTCGAGCTCTCCAAGATGTACGGCAAGAACAACGACGAGGTCCAACTGCCGATGGACTTCCAGGTAGCCGACGTCAACGAACTCAACGCTCCTAAATTTCGCCAGCTTCTCGACGAAGTCGAGAACAATCCAGCCCACGGCCAGCCATACTTCTTCTTCGGCAACCACGATCAGGACCGCATCTGGGATCGCTACGGCATCGGCGTCAACGATCCAGCGATGAAGGCACGCATCGCCCGCATGATGGCTGCCCTGCTTCTCACCTCGCGCGCCACGCCGCAGATGTACTACGGCGACGAAATCGGCATGGTCACCTCCACACCCACTCGAATCGAAGACGTCCGCGATCCCGAAGGCATCACGGGCTGGCCAAAACAAAAGGGCCGCGACGGCGAACGCACTCCCATGCAATGGGACGACTCGAAGAACGCAGGCTTCAGCACCTCCAATACCACCTGGCTTCCCGTCGCGTCCGACTACAAATCCGTCAATGTCGCCGTCGAGTCTCCCGACCACGACTCCATGCTCAACTGGTACAAGCGCCTCCTCGAGCTACGCCGCACCAACACCGCCCTCTATGAAGGGAGCATGCAGATGCTCGACCCGAACGAAAACGTCGTCTCCTACCTTCGCAAAGGTCCCGCTGGCAAACCCTCCGTCCTGGTAGCGCTAAACTTCTCGGGCAAACCCCAAACCGTGAAGTACGACTACACCGCGCTAGGCCTAATCAAGGGCGCAACCCAAACACTCGAAACCAACGACCCTTCCCTCACCAGCGCACCTCTCACCAGACCAATCACCCTCGCACCCTACGCAACCTGGATTGCAGAGGTCCAATAG
- a CDS encoding tetratricopeptide repeat protein, with amino-acid sequence MPEVPAPTATSDRVKEAEDAFRAGSAAYLQNDLLSAHIQFAKVVKLAPEVAAGHSAFGTVLLAEGDLAYAADQLELAHRLAPQNSDATLNLAITYSQLHQYQKSVLMFQLLDRTKVDATQALTPQASIAYAAALAATGEPAAAQKQLEAALAGAPDSAALHDSLGTILAQQQNYTDATAHFQRAISLDPSLASAHYHLGSVSLNQGNPASAVSELTKANGLAKENVEYVLQLGRALRANDQEEAALTVLRQALAVDPASTDIQYELALTLQANDNPREALPLFKQVVSARPQDSAALTNLGLALVQTGDAKGAIVFYLRALALYAQNATLLQDLGVAYLQQSDLDHAIEQFRAGLLVEPDNSHLHYDLGLALKLKDNPTAAVPEFQRAEELDPNLPDPPYTLGVLYLQLGRFADSQVELEKATTLRPDNGDAWALLGNVYKNNDDPQKAAAAIRRAIDLLPNQPSPHISLAAVLSQQGDTEGAVAERKKAATLSRVAVSRQRANFALDSGKALLKQGQIAEAIAQLQTAVDADPNYSEAHSALAEALDRQGRSADAALERQKAKKLIANTASPADAPSAHP; translated from the coding sequence ATGCCGGAAGTTCCGGCACCAACCGCCACATCCGACAGAGTGAAGGAAGCCGAGGACGCGTTCCGTGCTGGATCCGCAGCCTATCTTCAAAATGACCTTCTTTCCGCGCACATACAGTTTGCAAAGGTGGTCAAACTAGCCCCTGAAGTTGCCGCCGGGCACAGTGCCTTCGGAACCGTCCTGCTTGCTGAAGGAGATCTTGCATACGCCGCGGATCAACTCGAATTGGCGCACAGACTAGCCCCGCAGAATTCGGACGCCACCCTCAACCTGGCGATTACCTACTCTCAACTACACCAATATCAGAAATCGGTGCTGATGTTTCAGCTCCTAGATAGAACGAAAGTCGACGCAACGCAGGCGCTCACGCCGCAGGCTTCCATCGCCTACGCCGCCGCGCTCGCCGCAACGGGAGAGCCAGCAGCAGCTCAAAAGCAATTGGAGGCAGCTCTGGCCGGCGCACCCGACAGTGCAGCTTTGCACGATAGTCTGGGGACTATCCTTGCGCAACAGCAGAACTACACTGATGCCACCGCTCACTTCCAACGTGCTATCTCACTAGACCCATCGCTGGCATCCGCCCACTATCACCTCGGCTCAGTCTCTTTGAATCAAGGCAACCCCGCATCCGCCGTTAGCGAACTCACGAAAGCGAACGGGCTCGCCAAAGAAAATGTCGAGTATGTACTACAGCTTGGCCGCGCCCTTCGCGCAAACGATCAGGAAGAGGCCGCCCTCACAGTGTTGCGACAAGCATTGGCGGTCGACCCTGCATCGACGGACATCCAATACGAACTCGCCCTTACCCTGCAAGCCAATGACAACCCCCGCGAAGCTCTACCTCTCTTCAAACAGGTCGTGTCGGCACGCCCTCAGGACTCGGCCGCACTTACGAATCTCGGACTCGCGCTCGTGCAGACGGGTGACGCAAAGGGTGCGATTGTCTTCTACCTTCGCGCCCTCGCGCTGTACGCGCAGAATGCGACCCTGCTTCAGGACCTCGGCGTCGCTTACCTTCAGCAGAGCGATCTCGACCACGCCATTGAGCAGTTTCGTGCGGGCCTCCTTGTCGAACCTGACAACTCACACCTACATTACGATCTTGGGCTGGCGCTAAAGCTAAAAGACAACCCGACCGCAGCGGTGCCAGAGTTCCAACGCGCAGAAGAACTCGATCCGAACCTACCCGATCCGCCATACACGCTTGGCGTTCTCTATCTCCAACTCGGACGCTTCGCGGACTCCCAGGTTGAACTCGAAAAGGCCACCACTCTACGTCCCGATAACGGCGATGCCTGGGCCCTCCTCGGCAATGTCTATAAGAACAACGACGATCCACAAAAGGCCGCCGCCGCGATACGACGAGCCATCGACCTATTACCTAACCAGCCCAGCCCGCACATCAGCCTTGCTGCAGTCCTCAGCCAGCAGGGAGACACAGAGGGCGCCGTAGCCGAACGAAAAAAAGCCGCCACTCTCAGCCGCGTCGCTGTCAGCCGCCAGCGCGCCAACTTCGCGCTCGATAGTGGCAAAGCCCTTCTAAAACAAGGTCAAATTGCAGAGGCAATCGCACAGTTGCAAACCGCCGTAGACGCTGACCCAAACTACAGCGAAGCTCACTCCGCTTTAGCCGAAGCTCTCGACAGGCAGGGAAGAAGCGCCGATGCCGCCCTCGAACGACAAAAAGCCAAGAAGCTCATCGCAAACACCGCCTCACCTGCCGATGCTCCTTCCGCTCATCCATAG
- a CDS encoding GntR family transcriptional regulator, which translates to MKSSQTPRSEARPGASNPEIRSENKKKAADTPKYRLVYEDLHSAIKIGTLRRGDRLPSEAELGKRYNTSRITVAKAVRELQLQGLVSRHPGSGTHVLTPVSSTDHVFGLLIPDLGRTEIFEPICNGMMRSPLSKSHSLLWGHSMGELAQQQKEAEQLCHKYIAQKVSGVFFAPLEFTPEKDIVNRRIASAFDRAGIPVVLLDRCYAPYPLRSKYDLVGIDNRSAGFLITQHLILHGAKRIAFVARRLSASTVHGRIAGYREALFARRLTQQQDLVCIGDPEDLHFLQSVLRDCRPDAIVCANDITAARIMQGLATRGVRVPEDIRIVGIDDVKYASLLPVPLTTQHQNCGDIGSMALVTMLQRLEKPDLPTRDILLQTKTVLRSSCGTHPSSAHKLT; encoded by the coding sequence ATGAAGAGTAGCCAGACCCCTCGCTCAGAGGCTAGGCCGGGAGCGAGCAACCCAGAAATTCGCTCAGAGAATAAGAAAAAGGCGGCTGATACGCCGAAATATCGACTGGTTTACGAGGACCTCCATTCGGCAATAAAAATTGGCACTCTCCGCAGAGGAGATCGCCTTCCGAGCGAAGCCGAACTCGGAAAACGCTACAACACCTCACGCATCACGGTAGCGAAAGCAGTACGAGAACTACAGCTGCAAGGCCTCGTATCACGCCACCCCGGCTCAGGTACCCACGTCCTCACCCCTGTTTCTTCCACCGATCACGTCTTTGGTTTACTGATTCCCGATCTTGGCAGAACCGAGATCTTCGAGCCTATCTGCAACGGCATGATGCGATCGCCTCTCTCCAAGTCACACTCTCTCCTGTGGGGACATTCCATGGGCGAGTTAGCTCAACAGCAAAAGGAAGCAGAGCAACTCTGCCACAAGTACATCGCGCAAAAGGTCTCAGGAGTCTTCTTCGCACCGCTGGAATTCACGCCGGAAAAAGACATCGTAAACCGGCGAATCGCATCCGCGTTTGATCGCGCAGGCATCCCGGTTGTGCTTCTCGACCGGTGCTACGCGCCATATCCACTTCGTTCAAAGTATGACCTCGTCGGGATCGACAATCGCAGTGCGGGTTTTCTCATCACGCAGCACCTCATCCTTCATGGAGCCAAACGCATCGCCTTTGTCGCCAGGCGTCTCTCTGCCTCAACCGTTCACGGACGAATCGCCGGCTATCGCGAAGCTCTTTTCGCTCGCCGACTCACCCAGCAGCAAGACCTTGTATGCATCGGCGATCCAGAGGATCTTCACTTCCTTCAGAGCGTGCTCAGAGACTGCCGTCCTGACGCAATCGTCTGTGCCAACGACATCACTGCAGCTCGGATCATGCAGGGTCTCGCAACTCGCGGAGTTCGTGTCCCGGAAGACATTCGCATCGTTGGAATCGATGACGTGAAATACGCTAGCCTTCTGCCGGTTCCTCTCACTACCCAGCATCAAAACTGCGGCGACATTGGTTCCATGGCGCTCGTGACAATGCTCCAACGGCTGGAGAAACCCGATCTCCCCACACGCGACATCCTCCTGCAGACGAAGACAGTGCTTCGCAGCTCATGCGGAACTCATCCATCATCGGCCCACAAACTCACTTAG